One Deinococcus seoulensis DNA segment encodes these proteins:
- a CDS encoding fimbrial biogenesis chaperone: MSPVLLNLNPAQGLTTSTTVTNTDTDEAAFTAEVVAWTQRDGQEVLVPTRDAVVSPGSFTVAAGRSQVVRVALRQTPTSASVTYRLILRQKVTAAPSGAAGATGATITPRYVFSLPLFVERSAAKPQISVTLSPAGAPRALVLRNSGDGYGVFRNIRVTAGGQAFDLGAQYVLSGVTMQVPLPAEAQNAATLEFTATDRDQKPVRLMVDAK, from the coding sequence ATGAGTCCGGTCCTGCTGAACCTGAACCCCGCGCAGGGTCTGACGACGTCCACGACCGTCACGAACACGGACACGGACGAGGCGGCGTTCACGGCGGAAGTGGTGGCGTGGACGCAGCGGGACGGGCAGGAAGTGCTGGTGCCCACGCGAGACGCGGTGGTCAGTCCGGGGTCGTTCACGGTCGCGGCGGGCCGCAGTCAGGTGGTGCGCGTGGCGTTGCGGCAGACGCCGACGTCGGCGTCGGTCACGTACCGCCTGATTCTGCGGCAGAAGGTGACGGCCGCGCCGTCCGGGGCGGCGGGGGCCACGGGGGCGACCATCACGCCCCGGTACGTGTTCAGCTTGCCGCTGTTCGTGGAGCGTTCCGCCGCGAAACCACAGATCAGCGTGACGCTGTCCCCGGCGGGTGCGCCCAGGGCGCTGGTGCTGCGTAACAGCGGGGATGGGTATGGCGTGTTCCGGAACATCCGCGTCACGGCGGGCGGGCAGGCGTTCGATCTGGGCGCGCAGTACGTGCTGAGTGGGGTCACGATGCAGGTACCGCTCCCGGCGGAGGCGCAGAACGCCGCGACGCTGGAGTTCACGGCGACGGACCGGGATCAGAAGCCCGTGAGGTTGATGGTCGATGCGAAGTGA
- a CDS encoding PKD domain-containing protein, translating into MKKIASLLLLPLLLAACGTQSAPQQTAHSFANGMQTESGNEYVAAFEAKVQNDLEALGLAGSLTPQVVVAGKSYLNVLKVNDSTARAYIKTTYPSSTSCTVDWGDGSITTAQTPTPTNVSTERQNHVYASSGTYTIKLTCGTDIKISSFKAIAANAELNLFDSLDPQDVPYFVDEGYTAAPMAHLFPLIEKGFKFESESPFILTGGVIPVGHKGMLIDSYGRISADNGSTFDIKSITAGGFFPILGADSVTLSAYDANNMLIASEQFVNDGYRGYPMEIRQLNWSRVKYLEITDGPFLNIDDMSATINQ; encoded by the coding sequence ATGAAAAAAATTGCTTCGCTGTTACTGCTTCCCCTACTGCTCGCCGCTTGTGGTACCCAGAGTGCTCCTCAACAGACCGCACACAGCTTTGCCAATGGCATGCAGACCGAGAGCGGCAATGAATATGTCGCCGCGTTCGAAGCTAAAGTACAGAATGATCTGGAAGCTCTGGGTCTGGCTGGTAGCCTGACACCTCAAGTGGTCGTGGCGGGTAAATCGTACCTGAACGTACTGAAAGTAAATGACAGTACGGCGCGTGCCTATATTAAAACCACTTACCCCAGCAGCACCAGCTGCACTGTGGATTGGGGCGATGGGTCGATCACGACTGCCCAGACGCCAACGCCGACGAACGTTTCGACTGAGCGGCAGAATCATGTGTATGCCAGCAGTGGCACATACACCATCAAGCTGACTTGTGGAACAGATATCAAAATCTCGAGCTTCAAAGCGATCGCTGCTAATGCAGAACTCAATCTTTTTGATAGCCTTGATCCGCAAGACGTCCCATATTTCGTTGATGAAGGATATACGGCTGCGCCGATGGCTCATCTTTTTCCCTTGATTGAAAAAGGTTTTAAATTTGAATCAGAAAGTCCCTTTATATTGACAGGGGGGGTAATTCCGGTCGGTCATAAAGGCATGTTAATTGACTCATATGGTAGGATCAGTGCGGATAATGGTTCAACTTTCGATATAAAATCGATCACGGCTGGCGGCTTCTTTCCAATCCTAGGAGCAGATTCGGTGACGCTATCCGCTTATGATGCGAACAACATGCTAATAGCGTCGGAACAGTTCGTAAACGATGGCTATCGCGGTTATCCGATGGAAATTCGTCAATTGAATTGGAGTAGGGTTAAATATCTTGAGATCACGGACGGCCCATTTTTGAACATAGATGATATGTCTGCAACAATTAATCAATAA
- a CDS encoding spore coat protein U domain-containing protein, with product MHLNTVPFLLAATLLSGAMAGSPAAAAPVAVNATVTDACEITAADQILFNYQAATSTAATGSGKVSVRCNLDSSPFLGYWDDTQWNADGSVDLMNGANKLNVVLITDIDPTLVPSNPADGSRYTYGLTATAAAQQWTAPNGSYSAVVDYYIGW from the coding sequence ATGCACCTGAATACAGTTCCCTTCCTCCTGGCCGCCACCCTGCTGAGCGGAGCGATGGCTGGCAGCCCCGCCGCCGCCGCCCCGGTCGCCGTGAACGCCACCGTAACGGATGCCTGCGAAATCACAGCGGCCGACCAGATCCTGTTCAACTACCAGGCGGCCACATCGACGGCCGCCACCGGTTCCGGCAAGGTCAGCGTGCGCTGCAACCTGGACTCCAGCCCGTTCCTGGGCTACTGGGACGACACCCAGTGGAATGCCGACGGCAGCGTCGATCTGATGAACGGCGCCAACAAACTGAACGTGGTGCTGATCACAGACATCGACCCCACGCTGGTCCCCAGCAACCCTGCCGACGGCAGCCGCTACACCTACGGCCTGACGGCGACGGCAGCGGCGCAGCAGTGGACGGCCCCGAACGGTTCGTACAGCGCGGTCGTTGACTACTACATCGGCTGGTAA
- a CDS encoding response regulator, whose translation MDTIDRTIRLQLVEDHDLTRFGLRMLLSAQPDFQVVAEARTAEEGLEGLARFAADVVLMDINLPGMDGIHAAQEVRRVRPDAQVVMLTASNRRDQLFAALASGAVAYCLKSAPPEVMFQAIRSAASGSVFFDPESARHLLHTVQGSAPLSPLTERDMAILRLVADGNANKDIAAALGISVGLVKKHIGEILEKLQATDRTQAAIKAFRAGLI comes from the coding sequence ATGGACACGATTGACCGCACCATTCGCCTGCAACTGGTCGAGGATCACGACCTGACCCGCTTTGGCCTGCGCATGCTGCTGTCCGCCCAGCCGGACTTTCAGGTGGTGGCCGAGGCCCGCACGGCCGAAGAGGGGCTCGAGGGGCTCGCGCGGTTCGCGGCGGACGTCGTCCTGATGGACATCAACCTGCCCGGCATGGACGGCATTCACGCGGCGCAGGAGGTGCGCCGGGTCCGGCCGGACGCGCAGGTCGTGATGCTCACGGCGTCCAACCGGCGCGATCAGCTGTTCGCGGCGCTCGCGTCGGGGGCGGTGGCGTACTGCCTGAAGTCCGCGCCGCCGGAGGTGATGTTCCAGGCGATCCGTTCGGCCGCGTCGGGCTCGGTGTTCTTCGATCCGGAAAGTGCGCGGCACCTGCTGCACACCGTGCAGGGCAGCGCGCCCCTGTCCCCCCTGACCGAGCGGGACATGGCCATTCTGCGCCTCGTGGCAGACGGCAACGCGAACAAGGACATTGCCGCTGCGCTGGGGATCAGTGTGGGCCTGGTGAAAAAGCACATCGGGGAGATCCTGGAGAAACTGCAGGCCACGGACCGCACGCAGGCGGCCATCAAGGCCTTCCGGGCGGGGTTGATCTGA
- a CDS encoding sensor histidine kinase, with amino-acid sequence MRRAPPATRDLLRLLDQPDQTPIGRATVITVVVVVVVDALTPASLPLAAGLAPLLLASLIARSERLTSRLTALAVLGSAAVGALDVLRSGPDPQVILLRLGVTVLVLLTGIWATWQARQETDTPAEPLALPVPGADVPPVERAAQMLAYLTGARGHQLHRVENAREWVERQPLADQADPGRRRLFRLAGARVPRPPAARNNVWRTVTGDVFVRFEQPGQRELLAELTRPSAPTAFIEDAVHLLQLQLERAALVDQVHTQRELLRDLVYAFSHDLRTPITANILHSEAALGGLYGPLSPELAEFLRHSQQGNRDLLTVSDQLMLLAEYESGDLTGEAGGTVDLDGVIRSVVSDVQVRGRERGIHFELDLQPCQVIGHAYDLRRAVQNLLENAMKFSPPGMFVKVALRAQGSSALVEVMDQGPGVPEAQVTHLFKRFRTSTRGSGTGFGLYLTRRIAERYGGRVTYARRGSDHPWTVFRLDLPLYRPPAPH; translated from the coding sequence ATGCGGCGCGCGCCGCCCGCCACGCGCGACCTGCTGCGCCTGCTGGACCAGCCCGACCAGACACCTATCGGGCGGGCCACCGTGATCACGGTGGTGGTCGTGGTGGTCGTGGACGCCCTGACGCCCGCCTCACTGCCGCTGGCAGCCGGGCTCGCGCCGCTGCTGCTCGCGTCGCTGATCGCGCGGTCCGAGCGGCTCACGTCGCGCCTGACGGCGCTGGCCGTGCTGGGCAGCGCCGCCGTGGGCGCTCTGGACGTGCTGCGCAGCGGCCCGGACCCGCAGGTGATCCTGCTGCGTCTGGGGGTCACGGTCCTCGTCCTGCTGACGGGCATCTGGGCGACGTGGCAGGCGCGGCAGGAGACCGACACGCCGGCCGAACCGCTGGCACTGCCCGTCCCGGGGGCCGACGTGCCGCCCGTCGAGCGGGCCGCGCAGATGCTGGCGTACCTGACCGGAGCGCGCGGTCATCAACTGCACCGGGTCGAGAATGCCCGCGAGTGGGTCGAGCGTCAGCCACTGGCCGACCAGGCGGACCCTGGGCGGCGCCGCCTGTTCCGGCTGGCGGGCGCGCGCGTTCCCCGGCCGCCGGCAGCGCGCAACAACGTCTGGCGGACCGTGACGGGTGACGTGTTCGTGCGCTTCGAGCAGCCGGGGCAGCGGGAACTGCTGGCAGAACTGACGCGTCCGAGCGCCCCGACGGCGTTCATCGAGGACGCGGTGCACCTGCTGCAACTGCAACTCGAACGCGCCGCGCTGGTCGATCAGGTGCACACGCAGCGGGAGTTGCTGCGCGACCTCGTGTACGCCTTCTCGCATGACCTGCGTACACCCATCACGGCGAACATCCTGCATTCCGAAGCGGCGCTCGGGGGCCTGTACGGGCCGCTGTCGCCGGAACTGGCGGAGTTCCTGCGGCACTCGCAGCAGGGCAACCGGGACCTGCTGACCGTCTCGGATCAACTGATGCTGCTGGCCGAGTACGAGAGCGGCGACCTGACCGGCGAGGCGGGCGGAACCGTCGACCTGGACGGCGTGATCCGCAGCGTGGTCAGTGACGTGCAGGTACGCGGGCGGGAACGCGGCATTCATTTCGAGCTGGACCTGCAACCCTGCCAGGTGATCGGGCACGCGTACGACCTGCGGCGGGCCGTGCAGAACCTGCTGGAGAACGCCATGAAGTTCAGCCCGCCGGGGATGTTCGTGAAGGTCGCGCTGCGCGCGCAGGGTTCCTCGGCGCTGGTGGAGGTCATGGATCAGGGGCCGGGCGTACCGGAGGCGCAGGTCACGCACCTGTTCAAGCGGTTCCGGACGTCCACGCGCGGGAGCGGCACCGGCTTCGGGCTGTACCTGACGCGGCGCATCGCGGAGCGGTACGGGGGAAGGGTCACGTACGCGCGGAGGGGATCGGATCATCCGTGGACGGTCTTCCGGCTGGACCTGCCACTGTACCGCCCGCCCGCTCCGCACTGA